A genomic region of Arvicola amphibius chromosome 7, mArvAmp1.2, whole genome shotgun sequence contains the following coding sequences:
- the Isca2 gene encoding iron-sulfur cluster assembly 2 homolog, mitochondrial isoform X2, producing the protein MAATRLLAPSPGLLTRWEATSSIPEAGEGQIRLTDSCVQRLLEITEGSEFLRLQVEGGGCSGFQYKFSLDTVINPDDRVFEQGGARVVVDSESLAFVKGAQVDFSQELIRSSFQVLNNPQAQQGCSCGSSFSIKI; encoded by the exons ATGGCGGCCACCAG GCTCCTCGCGCCCTCTCCCGGGCTCTTGACCCGGTGGGAAGCGACGTCCTCCATTCCAGAGGCTGGCGAGGGACAGATCCGCCTCACGGACAGCTGCGTCCAG AGGCTTCTGGAAATCACCGAAGGGTCAGAATTCCTCAGGCTGCAAGTGGAGGGAGGTGGATGCTCCGGATTCCAATACAAATTTTCACTGGATACAGTTATTAACCCCGACGACAG GGTATTTGAACAGGGTGGGGCAAGAGTGGTAGTTGACAGTGAGAGCTTGGCCTTCGTGAAAGGGGCTCAGGTGGACTTCAGCCAAGAACTGATCCGAAGCTCATTCCAAGTGCTGAATAATCCTCAGGCCCAGCAAGGCTGCTCCTGTGGGTCATCCTTCTCTATCAAAATCTGA
- the Isca2 gene encoding iron-sulfur cluster assembly 2 homolog, mitochondrial isoform X1, whose product MAATRSLSLTATAFRAVIPWRRGRLLAPSPGLLTRWEATSSIPEAGEGQIRLTDSCVQRLLEITEGSEFLRLQVEGGGCSGFQYKFSLDTVINPDDRVFEQGGARVVVDSESLAFVKGAQVDFSQELIRSSFQVLNNPQAQQGCSCGSSFSIKI is encoded by the exons ATGGCGGCCACCAGGTCCTTGTCCCTAACGGCCACGGCGTTCAGGGCGGTCATTCCCTGGCGCCGGGGCAG GCTCCTCGCGCCCTCTCCCGGGCTCTTGACCCGGTGGGAAGCGACGTCCTCCATTCCAGAGGCTGGCGAGGGACAGATCCGCCTCACGGACAGCTGCGTCCAG AGGCTTCTGGAAATCACCGAAGGGTCAGAATTCCTCAGGCTGCAAGTGGAGGGAGGTGGATGCTCCGGATTCCAATACAAATTTTCACTGGATACAGTTATTAACCCCGACGACAG GGTATTTGAACAGGGTGGGGCAAGAGTGGTAGTTGACAGTGAGAGCTTGGCCTTCGTGAAAGGGGCTCAGGTGGACTTCAGCCAAGAACTGATCCGAAGCTCATTCCAAGTGCTGAATAATCCTCAGGCCCAGCAAGGCTGCTCCTGTGGGTCATCCTTCTCTATCAAAATCTGA
- the Npc2 gene encoding NPC intracellular cholesterol transporter 2 — MRFLACTILLLALAAATRAEPLRFKDCGSKVGVIKEVNVSPCPTQPCELHKGQSYSVNVTFTSGTQSENSSATVYGILAGLPVFFPIPEPDGCKSGINCPIQKDKTYSYLNKLPVKSEYPSIKLVVKWELQDDKKQNLFCWEIPVEIKG, encoded by the exons ATGCGTTTCCTGGCCTGCACGATCCTGCTGCTGGCGCTCGCCGCCGCCACCCGGGCCGAGCCCCTGCGCTTCAAGGACTGCG gttctaAGGTCGGAGTTATAAAGGAGGTGAATGTGAGCCCATGCCCCACCCAGCCCTGTGAGCTGCACAAAGGCCAGTCTTACAGTGTCAATGTCACCTTCACTAGTG GCACTCAGTCGGAGAACAGCTCCGCCACAGTGTACGGCATCCTGGCAGGACTCCCCGTCTTCTTCCCCATTCCTGAGCCCGACGGTTGTAAATCTGGAATCAACTGCCCCATCCAGAAAGACAAGACCTACAGCTACCTGAATAAACTCCCGGTGAAGAGTGAATACCCCTCT ataaAGCTGGTGGTGAAATGGGAACTTCAAGatgacaaaaagcaaaacctcttctgcTGGGAGATTCCAGTAGAGATCAAAGGCTAA